The sequence below is a genomic window from Thermodesulfovibrionales bacterium.
AATATCTTATAGATAACAAACCTCCCATTCCTGAACTCAGGGACTCAATTATATACCATTCAGGACCAATTGTTAAAGATTCCAGAGTTCTCGCAGCAGGCCCAACCACGAGCTCAAGACTTGAACCCTATACAGCTGAACTAATAGCCCATTACGGAATAAAGGCTATTATAGGAAAAGGCGGTATGGGAGACAGAACTGCTCTGGCCCTAAAGAGCTATGGAGCCATTTATCTACAGACAACAGGTGGAGCAGCAGTTTATCTGGCAGAAAAAATAAAGAGGGTTCTTGGTGTCAGATTTCTTGAAGAATTCGGAATGGCAGAGGCAATGTGGTTTTTTGAGGTTGAAGACTTTCCAGCAATAATTACAATGGATAGTCATGGAGGGAATTTACATAAAGATATAGAAGAAGGCAGCAAAAAAGCAGCACTTAACCTGATTTTTTGACAGCCAGCTTCCTTTTGGTTTATATTTATAAATAAATTTTTAATGAAGGAGGTAAATCTTATGAAGGTCAACATGGCAGACTGGGACAGGATTACCAGGATAATCCTTGGATTCCTATTCATCACCATTGCAATAATCAAAGGCTCACTCTGGTGGATACTCGGTGCACTGGGTATAATCTTCATAGCCACATCAATAGTAGGATTCTGCCCCTTATATGCAATCCTGGGGTTCAAGACAAAGCATGAATAAATTATTTATTGCTGGCGGAACAGGATTTGTAGGTACACACCTCATTGAGGCCCTGCTTGAGCAGGGCCTTTCTTTTAAATGCCTTGTAAGGGATGAAAAAAAAGCCCTTAAACTCAAAGAAGAAGGCATCGAAACTCATATTGGC
It includes:
- a CDS encoding FumA C-terminus/TtdB family hydratase beta subunit, producing the protein MVKLTTPLNELTVRSLKVGKIVYISGLIITARDRVHKYLIDNKPPIPELRDSIIYHSGPIVKDSRVLAAGPTTSSRLEPYTAELIAHYGIKAIIGKGGMGDRTALALKSYGAIYLQTTGGAAVYLAEKIKRVLGVRFLEEFGMAEAMWFFEVEDFPAIITMDSHGGNLHKDIEEGSKKAALNLIF
- a CDS encoding DUF2892 domain-containing protein is translated as MKVNMADWDRITRIILGFLFITIAIIKGSLWWILGALGIIFIATSIVGFCPLYAILGFKTKHE